The proteins below are encoded in one region of uncultured Fibrobacter sp.:
- a CDS encoding glycosyltransferase: MAVSKVLVIGSVYPRFHEDAEVPWLRASIAHLKKAGLDIQVLAPAYKGLKSHEIDGVKVNRFRYAPASWEFLTHEEGAPSKMANKPWLQLLAIPYIISGFFKCIKICRKFKPDVIHAHWPFPHAYIALGAAKLFKIPLVLNFHGAELLLIRKKKWVKPLLKFAISQAQAVFANSSFTASKIKALRNVEIEWSPYGTTLEKGARNTEPHAVNGKFKILFVGRHIERKGIRYLIEAAKYLPRDQFEIRIVGVGDLTDELKKLASESATPDSAEIIFTGKLSPEALASEYKTANVFTLPAIVDSKGDTEGLGVVLIEAMELGLPIVASNVGGIPDVVIDGETGILVPEKDPEALANAYKRLAADPELVKRLLAGSQKRINECFTWDGIIERQIAVYNKVLK, translated from the coding sequence ATGGCAGTTTCTAAAGTACTTGTTATTGGTTCGGTTTACCCGCGCTTTCACGAAGATGCCGAGGTGCCTTGGCTGCGAGCCTCGATTGCGCACCTCAAAAAGGCGGGCCTCGATATCCAGGTTTTGGCGCCTGCATACAAGGGCTTAAAGAGCCATGAAATCGATGGCGTCAAGGTCAACCGATTCCGCTATGCGCCCGCGAGCTGGGAATTCTTGACGCACGAAGAAGGCGCACCCAGCAAGATGGCGAACAAGCCTTGGCTCCAGCTTTTGGCGATTCCCTATATCATTAGCGGGTTCTTCAAGTGCATCAAGATTTGCCGCAAGTTTAAGCCCGATGTGATTCATGCGCATTGGCCGTTCCCGCACGCCTACATTGCGCTCGGTGCCGCTAAGTTGTTCAAAATTCCGCTGGTGCTGAATTTTCATGGCGCAGAGCTTTTGCTGATCCGCAAAAAGAAATGGGTCAAGCCGCTCCTTAAATTTGCCATTAGCCAGGCGCAGGCCGTGTTTGCGAACTCTAGCTTTACCGCTAGTAAAATCAAGGCGCTCCGTAATGTTGAAATTGAGTGGAGCCCGTACGGAACGACGCTTGAAAAAGGTGCAAGGAATACCGAGCCGCACGCCGTAAACGGTAAGTTCAAGATTCTTTTTGTCGGGCGCCACATTGAACGCAAGGGCATTCGCTACCTGATTGAAGCGGCCAAGTATTTGCCCCGCGACCAGTTCGAAATCCGCATCGTCGGCGTCGGCGATTTAACGGATGAATTGAAGAAACTGGCTTCGGAGTCTGCGACCCCGGATTCTGCCGAAATCATTTTCACCGGCAAGCTTTCGCCCGAAGCGCTCGCAAGCGAGTACAAGACTGCCAACGTGTTCACGCTCCCGGCGATTGTCGACAGCAAGGGCGACACCGAAGGTCTCGGCGTCGTCCTCATCGAGGCCATGGAACTCGGCCTCCCGATTGTGGCAAGCAATGTGGGCGGAATCCCCGATGTCGTGATTGATGGCGAAACGGGAATCCTCGTTCCCGAAAAAGACCCCGAGGCCCTCGCAAACGCCTACAAGCGCCTCGCCGCCGACCCGGAACTTGTAAAGCGGCTACTCGCCGGCTCCCAGAAGCGCATCAACGAATGCTTCACCTGGGACGGAATCATCGAGCGCCAAATCGCCGTCTACAACAAAGTCTTGAAATAA
- a CDS encoding FISUMP domain-containing protein: protein MKNIAIVFFCFLLLACSESSTEPEVFDASRVCPENKRGTFVDDRDGQVYKYTTIGNQVWMAENLNYKMESGSYDAYSSSCSSVEDNCDGRGLSYSYDVVQEACPKGWHLPEQKEWDKLIEKMGGAEIAGERLKAVDGWHPLNRDDPLGGTDDCGFSLKSAVSSNWDGEGYSAELWSATKAPHSYRTLVTIYFYSNKSWVSNLDGIDRDNFSIRCIKD, encoded by the coding sequence ATGAAAAACATTGCAATAGTCTTCTTTTGTTTTCTTTTGTTGGCTTGTTCTGAAAGTTCTACAGAACCGGAGGTGTTTGACGCCAGCAGGGTGTGTCCGGAAAACAAACGAGGCACGTTTGTTGACGATCGTGACGGGCAAGTATATAAATATACAACTATTGGCAATCAGGTGTGGATGGCCGAGAACCTGAATTATAAAATGGAGTCTGGCTCGTATGATGCGTATTCATCATCATGCAGCTCAGTAGAAGATAATTGTGATGGGCGAGGATTGTCATATTCGTATGATGTTGTTCAGGAGGCGTGTCCCAAGGGCTGGCATTTGCCAGAACAAAAAGAATGGGATAAATTAATCGAAAAAATGGGTGGGGCTGAAATTGCGGGTGAACGCTTAAAGGCTGTTGATGGGTGGCATCCATTAAATCGAGATGACCCTCTCGGTGGTACAGATGATTGTGGTTTTTCCCTTAAATCGGCAGTGTCATCCAATTGGGATGGCGAAGGGTATTCTGCTGAATTGTGGTCGGCGACTAAAGCTCCGCATTCATATAGAACGCTTGTCACGATATACTTTTATTCGAATAAATCATGGGTGAGTAATTTAGATGGTATAGATAGAGATAACTTTTCTATCCGTTGTATTAAAGATTGA